A window of the Phragmites australis chromosome 20, lpPhrAust1.1, whole genome shotgun sequence genome harbors these coding sequences:
- the LOC133901485 gene encoding uncharacterized protein LOC133901485 translates to MDAVAELGPADVAAEKGPANAVAETETQLPPGCPAPSEPTPSAPSAGRVTAWQFSEAPSPPGESRRGPSAQLPPSQPAEPLPVMLGSTREVIGRLEAAVAEEIAQREAERAALATERAQLAAARAANEDERHTTQEGRKALEEARAEVARERKALEDTHTENSYPSL, encoded by the exons ATGGACGCGGTGGCGGAGCTGGGGCCGGCGGACGTGGCGGCCGAGAAGGGGCCGGCGAATGCGGTGGCCGAGACAGAGACGCAGCTGCCGCCCGGGTGTCCGGCGCCATCCGAGCCCACCCCAAGTGCGCCGAGCGCGGGGCGAGTGACCGCGTGGCAGTTTTCGGAGGCCCCGAGCCCCCCGGGGGAgtctcgcaggggacccagcgcccagctgCCGCCCAGCCAACCCGCCGAACCTCTCCCGGTCATGCTTGGGAGCACCCGGGAGGTGAttgggcggctggaggcggccgtagcgGAGGAGATCGCGCAGCgagaggcggagcgcgccgctCTGGCCACGGAAAGAGCGCAGCTTGCGGCGGCGCGCGCTGCCAATGAGGACGAGCGGCACACCACGCAGGAGGGCcggaaggccttggaggaggcccgcgcggaggtcgcgcgggagcggaaggCTTTGGAGGACACCCAcacggag aatagctatcCTTCTTtatga